One Caretta caretta isolate rCarCar2 chromosome 6, rCarCar1.hap1, whole genome shotgun sequence genomic region harbors:
- the LOC125638160 gene encoding glycine N-acyltransferase-like protein 3 isoform X2, which yields MLILSCSSKLRLLEGMLRQGLPDTLPVYGTVMHVNRGNPASQEVVVDSWPEFKIVLTRPNREVTWDPSDFGTNLYTAFYRDEGACRALLGNSHAVDWSQAFQIQGLQDGVYETIRDIARARGHEMKMYPYLPLLHPDPPSMPQYRHDEGLRLAPVSPTHAMLLSNTWMFGWNSWSLRYLCLLIRHFPNACLLAPEGPPISWSLSDPLAALMHGYTLPEHRGQRHMAPVVGMLAAQLHARGFPVYTRVLPHNEPSLRCLRHLGFRILPGVFHQLVVRPGFAQSQPAHALDSAQGPAPGSGERPCAQ from the exons ATGCTGATCTTGAGCTGTTCCTCCAAGCTGCGGCTGCTGGAGGGGATGCTACGGCAGGGCCTGCCTGACACGCTACCG GTCTACGGCACTGTGATGCATGTGAATCGCGGGAACCCGGCCAgccaggaggtggtggtggattcATGGCCAGAGTTCAAAATCGTCCTCACCCGGCCAAACAGAGAA GTGACATGGGACCCAAGTGATTTCGGCACCAACTTGTACACGGCCTTCTACCGAGACGAGGGAGCCTGCCGGGCCCTGCTGGGGAACAGCCATGCCGTGGACTGGAGCCAGGCCTTCCAGATACAGG GGCTGCAGGATGGGGTATACGAGACCATCAGGGACATTGCCAGGGCCAGGGGACATGAGATGAAGATGTATCCGTAcctgcccctgctgcacccagaCCCACCTTCCATGCCCCAGTACCG GCATGACGAGGGGCTCaggctggcccccgtgtcccccACCCACGCCATGCTACTCAGCAACACCTGGATGTTTGGGTGGAACAGCTGGAGCCTGCGCTATTTGTGCCTCCTGATCCGCCACTTCCCCAACGCCTGCCTGCTGGCCCCTGAGGGGCCCCCCATCTCCTGGTCCCTCAGCGACCCGCTGGCTGCCCTGATGCACGGTTACACGCTCCCGGAGCATCGCGGCCAGCGCCACATGGCGCCCGTGGTGGGGATGCTGGCGGCACAGTTGCACGCCCGCGGCTTCCCTGTGTACACCCGGGTGCTGCCCCACAACGAGCCCTCCCTGCGCTGCCTGCGCCACCTCGGCTTCCGCATTCTGCCGGGAGTGTTCCACCAGCTGGTGGTGCGGCCTGGGTTCGCCCAGTCCCAGCCAGCCCATGCCCTGGACTCGGCCCAGGGCCCCGCGCCCGGCTCTGGGGAACGGCCGTGCGCCCAGTAA
- the LOC125638160 gene encoding glycine N-acyltransferase-like protein 3 isoform X1: MGPMAGSGSVPLFLGQGQAPRPSKSRLLAPYPDPSQPLFFSWGPLHCRAMRGESHSLAVNVHPSHWHFRGLSRPSLHVYGTVMHVNRGNPASQEVVVDSWPEFKIVLTRPNREVTWDPSDFGTNLYTAFYRDEGACRALLGNSHAVDWSQAFQIQGLQDGVYETIRDIARARGHEMKMYPYLPLLHPDPPSMPQYRHDEGLRLAPVSPTHAMLLSNTWMFGWNSWSLRYLCLLIRHFPNACLLAPEGPPISWSLSDPLAALMHGYTLPEHRGQRHMAPVVGMLAAQLHARGFPVYTRVLPHNEPSLRCLRHLGFRILPGVFHQLVVRPGFAQSQPAHALDSAQGPAPGSGERPCAQ; the protein is encoded by the exons ATGGGCcccatggctggctctggctctgtCCCTTTGTTCTTAGGCCAAGGCCAAGCGCCGAGACCCTCCAAAAGCCGGCTGTTAGCCCCGTATCCTGACCCCTCGCAGCCGCTGTTCTTCAGCTGGGGGCCTCTCCACTGCAGAGCCATGAGGGGGGAATCTCACTCGCTCGCTGTGAACGTCCACCCCAGCCATTGGCATTTCCGTGGTCTCTCCAGACCCTCCTTGCAT GTCTACGGCACTGTGATGCATGTGAATCGCGGGAACCCGGCCAgccaggaggtggtggtggattcATGGCCAGAGTTCAAAATCGTCCTCACCCGGCCAAACAGAGAA GTGACATGGGACCCAAGTGATTTCGGCACCAACTTGTACACGGCCTTCTACCGAGACGAGGGAGCCTGCCGGGCCCTGCTGGGGAACAGCCATGCCGTGGACTGGAGCCAGGCCTTCCAGATACAGG GGCTGCAGGATGGGGTATACGAGACCATCAGGGACATTGCCAGGGCCAGGGGACATGAGATGAAGATGTATCCGTAcctgcccctgctgcacccagaCCCACCTTCCATGCCCCAGTACCG GCATGACGAGGGGCTCaggctggcccccgtgtcccccACCCACGCCATGCTACTCAGCAACACCTGGATGTTTGGGTGGAACAGCTGGAGCCTGCGCTATTTGTGCCTCCTGATCCGCCACTTCCCCAACGCCTGCCTGCTGGCCCCTGAGGGGCCCCCCATCTCCTGGTCCCTCAGCGACCCGCTGGCTGCCCTGATGCACGGTTACACGCTCCCGGAGCATCGCGGCCAGCGCCACATGGCGCCCGTGGTGGGGATGCTGGCGGCACAGTTGCACGCCCGCGGCTTCCCTGTGTACACCCGGGTGCTGCCCCACAACGAGCCCTCCCTGCGCTGCCTGCGCCACCTCGGCTTCCGCATTCTGCCGGGAGTGTTCCACCAGCTGGTGGTGCGGCCTGGGTTCGCCCAGTCCCAGCCAGCCCATGCCCTGGACTCGGCCCAGGGCCCCGCGCCCGGCTCTGGGGAACGGCCGTGCGCCCAGTAA
- the LOC125638160 gene encoding uncharacterized protein LOC125638160 isoform X3 translates to MGPMAGSGSVPLFLGQGQAPRPSKSRLLAPYPDPSQPLFFSWGPLHCRAMRGESHSLAVNVHPSHWHFRGLSRPSLHVYGTVMHVNRGNPASQEVVVDSWPEFKIVLTRPNREVTWDPSDFGTNLYTAFYRDEGACRALLGNSHAVDWSQAFQIQGLQDGVYETIRDIARARGHEMKMYPYLPLLHPDPPSMPQYRSGTGVGVSHGWGARSGRSGSKPTQINNGGSTKKKSWLLAGLRSFQLGLKEIETGSIFRSSAAWLDGALVFTFTSLCCPRDLPGQDPGDQ, encoded by the exons ATGGGCcccatggctggctctggctctgtCCCTTTGTTCTTAGGCCAAGGCCAAGCGCCGAGACCCTCCAAAAGCCGGCTGTTAGCCCCGTATCCTGACCCCTCGCAGCCGCTGTTCTTCAGCTGGGGGCCTCTCCACTGCAGAGCCATGAGGGGGGAATCTCACTCGCTCGCTGTGAACGTCCACCCCAGCCATTGGCATTTCCGTGGTCTCTCCAGACCCTCCTTGCAT GTCTACGGCACTGTGATGCATGTGAATCGCGGGAACCCGGCCAgccaggaggtggtggtggattcATGGCCAGAGTTCAAAATCGTCCTCACCCGGCCAAACAGAGAA GTGACATGGGACCCAAGTGATTTCGGCACCAACTTGTACACGGCCTTCTACCGAGACGAGGGAGCCTGCCGGGCCCTGCTGGGGAACAGCCATGCCGTGGACTGGAGCCAGGCCTTCCAGATACAGG GGCTGCAGGATGGGGTATACGAGACCATCAGGGACATTGCCAGGGCCAGGGGACATGAGATGAAGATGTATCCGTAcctgcccctgctgcacccagaCCCACCTTCCATGCCCCAGTACCG CTCAGGGACAGGAGTGGGTGTGTCACATGGCTGGGGGGCAAGAAGTGGGCGTTCAGGATCAAAACCAACCCAGATCAACAACGGAGGCTCCACAAAGAAGAAGAGTTGGCTTTTAGCGGGACTCAGGAGCTTCCAGCTAGGACTAAAAGAGATAGAAACAGGATCCATTTTTAGGTCTTCAGCAGCTTGGCTGGATGGGGCCCTGGTCTTCACCTTTACTTCTCTGTGCTGCCCTAGGGACCTCCCAGGCCAGGATCCAGGGGACCAATAA
- the LOC125638160 gene encoding glycine N-acyltransferase-like protein 3 isoform X4, translating into MHVNRGNPASQEVVVDSWPEFKIVLTRPNREVTWDPSDFGTNLYTAFYRDEGACRALLGNSHAVDWSQAFQIQGLQDGVYETIRDIARARGHEMKMYPYLPLLHPDPPSMPQYRHDEGLRLAPVSPTHAMLLSNTWMFGWNSWSLRYLCLLIRHFPNACLLAPEGPPISWSLSDPLAALMHGYTLPEHRGQRHMAPVVGMLAAQLHARGFPVYTRVLPHNEPSLRCLRHLGFRILPGVFHQLVVRPGFAQSQPAHALDSAQGPAPGSGERPCAQ; encoded by the exons ATGCATGTGAATCGCGGGAACCCGGCCAgccaggaggtggtggtggattcATGGCCAGAGTTCAAAATCGTCCTCACCCGGCCAAACAGAGAA GTGACATGGGACCCAAGTGATTTCGGCACCAACTTGTACACGGCCTTCTACCGAGACGAGGGAGCCTGCCGGGCCCTGCTGGGGAACAGCCATGCCGTGGACTGGAGCCAGGCCTTCCAGATACAGG GGCTGCAGGATGGGGTATACGAGACCATCAGGGACATTGCCAGGGCCAGGGGACATGAGATGAAGATGTATCCGTAcctgcccctgctgcacccagaCCCACCTTCCATGCCCCAGTACCG GCATGACGAGGGGCTCaggctggcccccgtgtcccccACCCACGCCATGCTACTCAGCAACACCTGGATGTTTGGGTGGAACAGCTGGAGCCTGCGCTATTTGTGCCTCCTGATCCGCCACTTCCCCAACGCCTGCCTGCTGGCCCCTGAGGGGCCCCCCATCTCCTGGTCCCTCAGCGACCCGCTGGCTGCCCTGATGCACGGTTACACGCTCCCGGAGCATCGCGGCCAGCGCCACATGGCGCCCGTGGTGGGGATGCTGGCGGCACAGTTGCACGCCCGCGGCTTCCCTGTGTACACCCGGGTGCTGCCCCACAACGAGCCCTCCCTGCGCTGCCTGCGCCACCTCGGCTTCCGCATTCTGCCGGGAGTGTTCCACCAGCTGGTGGTGCGGCCTGGGTTCGCCCAGTCCCAGCCAGCCCATGCCCTGGACTCGGCCCAGGGCCCCGCGCCCGGCTCTGGGGAACGGCCGTGCGCCCAGTAA
- the MTCH2 gene encoding mitochondrial carrier homolog 2 isoform X1: protein MADTASQVLLGSGLTALSQPLMYVKVLVQVGYEPLPPTLGRNIFGRQVYQLPGLFAYAKHIMKIDGRAGLFKGLTPRLCSGAIGTIVHGQVLQRYQEADQEEEPGASLKEPVSSWEQVIKETSREMVARSAATLVTHPFHVITLRCMVQFIGRETKYSGIFSPFVTIYREEGILGFFAGLVPRLLGDVLSLWLCNMLAYLINTYALENGVSTMSEMKSYSQAVTGFFASMLTYPFVLVSNLMAINNCGLAGGLPPYAPNYSSWLDCWSQLLKEGNMSRGNSLFFRKVPAGKLYVWEEKRFR from the exons atGGCGGACACGGCCTCGCAGGTGCTGCTGGGCTCCGGCCTCACCGCGCTCTCCCAGCCGCTCATGTACGTCAAGGTGCTGGTGCAG GTGGGATATGAGCCGCTTCCTCCGACCCTGGGCAGAAATATATTTGGGCGACAGGTTTACCAGCTACCGGGACTCTTTGCATATG CTAAGCACATTATGAAGATAGACGGAAGAGCTGGACTCTTCAAAGGGTTGACTCCCAGACTCTGCTCAGGCGCCATCGGCACCATCGTGCACGGCCAGGTGTTACAG CGGTACCAGGAAGCTGACCAGGAGGAG GAGCCCGGGGCCAGCCTTAAGGAGCCCGTGTCCTCGTGGGAGCAGGTCATCAAGGAG ACTTCCCGAGAGATGGTTGCCCGTTCTGCCGCAACGCTAGTCACCCATCCCTTCCACG TGATCACGCTGAGATGCATGGTGCAGTTCATTGGCAGGGAGACCAAGTACAG tggcatCTTCAGCCCTTTCGTCACCATCTACCGGGAAGAGGGCATCCTGGGCTTCTTTGC GGGGCTCGTTCCCCGGCTGCTGGGCGATGTGCTGTCACTGTGGCTCTGTAACATGCTGGCCTACCTCATCAATACCTATGCACTGGAGAACGGG GTCTCCACCATGAGCGAGATGAAGAGCTACTCACAGGCTGTCACTGGA TTCTTCGCCAGTATGCTGACGTACCCCTTCGTGCTCGTCTCCAACCTGATGGCCATTAACAACTGTGG GCTGGCTGGTGGCCTCCCCCCCTACGCACCCAACTACTCCTCCTGGTTAGACTGCTGGAGCCAGCTGCTCAAGGAG GGGAACATGAGCCGAGGCAACAGCCTGTTTTTCCGGAAGGTGCCTGCGGGGAAGCTGTACGTGTGGGAGGAGAAGCGGTTCCGCTGA
- the MTCH2 gene encoding mitochondrial carrier homolog 2 isoform X2: MKIDGRAGLFKGLTPRLCSGAIGTIVHGQVLQRYQEADQEEEPGASLKEPVSSWEQVIKETSREMVARSAATLVTHPFHVITLRCMVQFIGRETKYSGIFSPFVTIYREEGILGFFAGLVPRLLGDVLSLWLCNMLAYLINTYALENGVSTMSEMKSYSQAVTGFFASMLTYPFVLVSNLMAINNCGLAGGLPPYAPNYSSWLDCWSQLLKEGNMSRGNSLFFRKVPAGKLYVWEEKRFR, encoded by the exons ATGAAGATAGACGGAAGAGCTGGACTCTTCAAAGGGTTGACTCCCAGACTCTGCTCAGGCGCCATCGGCACCATCGTGCACGGCCAGGTGTTACAG CGGTACCAGGAAGCTGACCAGGAGGAG GAGCCCGGGGCCAGCCTTAAGGAGCCCGTGTCCTCGTGGGAGCAGGTCATCAAGGAG ACTTCCCGAGAGATGGTTGCCCGTTCTGCCGCAACGCTAGTCACCCATCCCTTCCACG TGATCACGCTGAGATGCATGGTGCAGTTCATTGGCAGGGAGACCAAGTACAG tggcatCTTCAGCCCTTTCGTCACCATCTACCGGGAAGAGGGCATCCTGGGCTTCTTTGC GGGGCTCGTTCCCCGGCTGCTGGGCGATGTGCTGTCACTGTGGCTCTGTAACATGCTGGCCTACCTCATCAATACCTATGCACTGGAGAACGGG GTCTCCACCATGAGCGAGATGAAGAGCTACTCACAGGCTGTCACTGGA TTCTTCGCCAGTATGCTGACGTACCCCTTCGTGCTCGTCTCCAACCTGATGGCCATTAACAACTGTGG GCTGGCTGGTGGCCTCCCCCCCTACGCACCCAACTACTCCTCCTGGTTAGACTGCTGGAGCCAGCTGCTCAAGGAG GGGAACATGAGCCGAGGCAACAGCCTGTTTTTCCGGAAGGTGCCTGCGGGGAAGCTGTACGTGTGGGAGGAGAAGCGGTTCCGCTGA
- the LOC125638161 gene encoding phospholipase A2 crotoxin basic subunit CBb-like, whose product MPTDPMKFAMWLVLVTLLSQSAHEAQSSRRGRRSLLELGLTLWCYRQRLRTPLFALNLYGCYCGTGGSGTPRDAVDQCCFLHDCCYRHARVSLECRGRVKWQPYEFACSPSGTECRSQSVCGRMACECDRQFAECLTAAKPRKRHFFYNRRELCTGPKGSCPATFPSKAEILHWRKTPSPPPPGSGSPSKDSALGARDRNPSL is encoded by the coding sequence ATGCCCACGGACCCAATGAAATTCGCTATGTGGCTAGTGCTGGTGACCTTGTTGTCACAGTCTGCCCATGAGGCTCAAAGCAGCAGGCGAGGGAGACGCAGCCTTCTGGAGCTGGGTCTCACTCTGTGGTGTTACCGGCAGAGACTGCGGACCCCGCTGTTTGCTCTCAACCTGTATGGGTGCTACTGTGGAACCGGGGGCTCCGGGACACCCCGAGACGCAGTGGACCAGTGTTGTTTCCTCCATGACTGCTGCTACCGCCACGCCAGGGTCTCCTTAGAGTGCCGGGGGAGAGTGAAGTGGCAGCCCTATGAGTTTGCATGTAGCCCATCGGGGACGGAGTGCCGCTCTCAGAGCGTCTGCGGCAGGATGGCCTGCGAGTGCGACAGACAGTTTGCTGAGTGTCTGACGGCAGCAAAGCCCAGAAAGAGGCATTTCTTCTACAATAGGAGAGAGCTATGTACCGGTCCCAAGGGCTCCTGCCCGGCCACCTTCCCCAGCAAGGCCGAAATCCTGCACTGGAGAAAGAcgccttccccgccccctcctggcAGTGGCTCCCCAAGCAAGGACTCTGCCTTGGGAGCCAGGGACAGAAACCCCTCCCTGTGA